One genomic window of Nicotiana sylvestris chromosome 10, ASM39365v2, whole genome shotgun sequence includes the following:
- the LOC104212225 gene encoding uncharacterized protein, with amino-acid sequence MSLARRRAAMKAMEKAFDRSKMWTETHKRKDGSYVTDEALVIGERIEEIRSQRAESLDESSPNDALGIVFGPEHPGRVRGLGLGIVPTVVFKQTSARYLMVIWVHLAVPLQLRSGSKR; translated from the exons ATGAGTTTGGCTAGAAGAAGGGCTGCAATG aagGCGATGGAAAAAGCTTTTGATCGAAGCAAAATGTGGACTGAGACTCATAAAAGGAAAGATGGGAGTTATGTAACTGATGAGGCTTTGGTGATTGGG gaaagaattgaagaaattcgAAGTCAAAGAGCAGAAAGTCTTGATGAATCTTCACCAAATGATGCACTTGGCATAGTATTCGGTCCCGAGCACCCCGGCCGTGTTCGAGGTTTAGGCTTGGGTATAGTTCCAACTGTAGTATTCAAACAGACATCTGCGAGATACCTCATGGTTATATGGGTTCATCTAGCAGTACCGCTCCAACTCCGGAGTGGCAGCAAGAGATGA